One Streptomyces drozdowiczii DNA segment encodes these proteins:
- a CDS encoding GMC family oxidoreductase: MTYDYIVVGAGAAGCVLAGRLTEDPSVRVLLLESGSERRSPLLNVPAAETILMGNPKYDWCFETDADPTIEGRSVGIPRGRLLGGSNQINGMIFVRGQREDYDDWEALGNPGWSWEGVLPHFRSMERVTGIEGASRGREGRIAVGLPRDRDELTDAFLTAAVKAGHPENPDYNSGDQEGFGYYQVNHEEGRRSSAAGTYLKAARTRPNLTLVTEAHVTALRLAGKRCVGVSYRRGDTEHTADAAHEVILSAGAVQSPQLLELSGIGDADHLADVGVPVAHHLPGVGENFRDHFASRLRWRVRRPITFNERSRGLGLVREIGRYARERRGLLSLPIALGHGFVRSDPALTRPDLQFHFAPASYGGGRSRRLDTVPGMTLGVYPLRPESKGSVHIRSRQPLTAPAIRTRFLESEADRAALVAGMRIGRRIVEEPAMDPYRAFELLPGSEVRTDDELLDYARRNGDTSYHPVGTCRMGDDPGAVVDARLRVHGLHGLRVIDASIMPAMVSGNTNAASMMIGEKGAALVLADHRARTRA, from the coding sequence GTGACGTACGACTACATCGTCGTCGGCGCGGGCGCCGCGGGCTGCGTGCTCGCCGGGCGGCTCACGGAGGACCCCTCCGTCCGCGTCCTGCTCCTGGAGTCCGGCAGCGAACGGCGCAGCCCGCTGCTCAACGTCCCCGCCGCGGAGACGATCCTGATGGGGAACCCGAAGTACGACTGGTGCTTCGAGACCGACGCGGACCCGACCATCGAGGGCCGCAGCGTCGGCATCCCCCGCGGGCGCCTGCTGGGCGGCTCCAACCAGATCAACGGCATGATCTTCGTGCGCGGCCAGCGCGAGGACTACGACGACTGGGAGGCCCTGGGCAACCCCGGCTGGTCCTGGGAGGGCGTGCTGCCGCACTTCCGCAGCATGGAGCGCGTCACCGGCATCGAGGGCGCGAGCCGGGGCCGCGAGGGGCGCATCGCCGTCGGGCTGCCGCGCGACCGCGACGAGCTGACGGACGCGTTTCTCACCGCCGCGGTCAAGGCGGGCCACCCCGAGAACCCGGACTACAACTCCGGTGACCAGGAGGGCTTCGGCTACTACCAGGTCAACCACGAGGAGGGCCGCCGCTCCTCCGCCGCGGGCACCTACCTCAAGGCCGCCCGCACCCGCCCCAACCTCACCCTGGTCACCGAGGCGCACGTCACCGCCCTGCGCCTGGCGGGCAAGCGCTGCGTCGGCGTCTCCTACCGGCGCGGCGACACCGAGCACACCGCCGACGCCGCCCACGAGGTGATCCTCAGCGCCGGGGCCGTGCAGTCCCCGCAGCTCCTCGAACTCTCCGGGATCGGCGACGCGGACCACCTCGCCGACGTCGGTGTGCCCGTGGCGCACCACCTGCCGGGCGTCGGCGAGAACTTCCGCGACCACTTCGCCTCCCGGCTGCGCTGGCGGGTGCGGCGCCCGATCACCTTCAACGAGCGCTCCCGCGGACTCGGCCTGGTCCGCGAGATCGGCCGCTACGCCCGCGAACGGCGCGGCCTGCTGAGCCTGCCGATCGCCCTCGGCCACGGATTCGTCCGCTCCGACCCCGCGCTGACCCGTCCCGACCTGCAGTTCCACTTCGCGCCCGCCAGCTACGGCGGCGGTCGCAGCCGCCGCCTGGACACGGTGCCCGGCATGACGCTCGGCGTCTACCCGCTGCGCCCCGAGTCCAAGGGCTCCGTCCACATCCGCTCCCGGCAGCCGCTGACCGCGCCGGCGATCCGCACCCGCTTCCTGGAGTCCGAGGCCGACCGGGCCGCCCTGGTCGCCGGGATGCGCATCGGCCGCCGCATCGTCGAGGAGCCGGCCATGGACCCGTACCGGGCGTTCGAGCTGCTGCCCGGCAGCGAGGTCCGCACCGACGACGAACTCCTCGACTACGCGCGCCGCAACGGCGACACCTCCTACCACCCGGTGGGCACCTGCCGGATGGGCGACGACCCGGGAGCGGTCGTCGACGCCCGCCTGCGGGTGCACGGACTGCACGGCCTGCGCGTCATCGACGCCTCGATCATGCCCGCCATGGTCTCGGGCAACACCAACGCCGCGAGCATGATGATCGGCGAGAAGGGCGCCGCCCTCGTCCTGGCCGACCACCGGGCCAGGACCCGCGCGTAG
- a CDS encoding class I SAM-dependent methyltransferase, which translates to MITEANQNLARVRDYYTAQRSTGGEEESIYAIWEKGGAYNDSVTPSTYVPEYRSHMALKLLSLTEEGASVFSLGCGNAAVEGVVVGLGRTVRGIDFNEEAVRLARQKGVDAFAADYYALRAADVAGTDIVYADGFLGHLFDAEHETGPALDQLATLGLKSGAHLVFSNDAPQDREARFAPHQRVEDFWYLSKDYLAERLEDRGYRAVESYYFPYLRPVSGMRNRTICIARVP; encoded by the coding sequence ATGATCACCGAGGCGAACCAGAACCTTGCCAGGGTGCGCGACTACTACACCGCGCAGCGCTCCACCGGCGGCGAGGAGGAGAGCATCTACGCGATCTGGGAGAAGGGCGGCGCCTACAACGACTCCGTCACGCCGTCCACGTACGTGCCCGAGTACCGCTCCCACATGGCCCTCAAACTCCTCTCCCTCACCGAGGAGGGCGCCAGCGTCTTCTCGCTGGGCTGCGGCAACGCCGCCGTCGAGGGCGTCGTCGTCGGCCTCGGCAGGACCGTGCGCGGCATCGACTTCAACGAGGAGGCCGTACGCCTCGCCCGGCAGAAGGGCGTCGACGCCTTCGCCGCCGACTACTACGCCCTGCGGGCCGCCGACGTCGCGGGCACCGACATCGTCTACGCGGACGGCTTCCTCGGCCACCTCTTCGACGCCGAGCACGAGACCGGCCCCGCCCTGGACCAACTGGCCACCCTCGGCCTGAAGTCCGGCGCCCACCTGGTCTTCTCCAACGACGCGCCGCAGGACCGCGAGGCGCGCTTCGCCCCACACCAGCGCGTCGAGGACTTCTGGTACCTGTCCAAGGACTACCTCGCCGAACGCCTGGAGGACCGCGGCTACCGCGCCGTGGAGAGCTACTACTTCCCCTACCTGCGCCCGGTCAGCGGCATGCGCAACCGCACCATCTGCATCGCCCGCGTGCCGTAG
- a CDS encoding diaminopimelate decarboxylase: protein MPISDAFAARLEPLLGDLVAAYGTPFHVYDAAGIADTYRAMTDAFAGEPFRQYFAVKALPNPHVLALLLAEGSGLDCASPVELELAAGLGAGPGDTVFTSNNTTRAEFELALKTGSLITFDDRTALDRTDPLPETVAFRVSPHGLAAGSRLMGDAQATKFGVPVDQLADAYRQAKARGARRFGIHGMTCANELDVDRAARAATDVVELGARIAEEVGIELDYVNVGGGLGIPYRPGDRPVDFRRYAEAVLAARRAAFPRSAPRILMECGRYVTGPHGVLVTTVVNRCGKGREIVGVDASMSALMRPGFYGAYHHVTLPFAHGRAQAPYDVVGSLCENMDKFAIDRPLPDPREGDILLVHDTGAHGLAMGFTYNGRLRPAELLLTREGDVVEIRRAETYDDYVATVPDRPGPVLPAARHA from the coding sequence GTGCCCATATCCGACGCCTTCGCCGCGCGCCTCGAACCCCTGCTGGGGGACCTGGTCGCCGCCTACGGAACGCCCTTCCACGTCTACGACGCCGCGGGCATCGCCGACACCTACCGCGCCATGACGGACGCCTTCGCGGGCGAGCCGTTCCGCCAGTACTTCGCGGTCAAGGCGCTGCCCAACCCGCACGTGCTGGCCCTGCTGCTCGCCGAGGGCAGCGGCCTCGACTGCGCCTCCCCGGTCGAGCTGGAACTCGCCGCCGGCCTCGGCGCGGGCCCCGGCGACACCGTGTTCACCTCCAACAACACCACCCGCGCCGAGTTCGAACTCGCCCTCAAAACCGGTTCGTTGATCACCTTCGACGACCGCACCGCCCTGGACCGCACCGACCCGCTGCCCGAGACGGTCGCCTTCCGCGTCTCCCCGCACGGCCTCGCGGCCGGGTCCCGCCTCATGGGCGACGCGCAGGCCACCAAGTTCGGCGTGCCGGTGGACCAGCTCGCCGACGCCTACCGGCAGGCCAAGGCGCGCGGCGCCCGCCGGTTCGGCATCCACGGCATGACCTGCGCCAACGAACTGGACGTGGACCGCGCCGCACGCGCCGCCACCGACGTCGTCGAACTCGGCGCGCGGATCGCCGAAGAGGTCGGCATCGAGCTGGACTACGTCAACGTCGGCGGCGGACTCGGCATCCCCTACCGCCCCGGCGACCGGCCCGTCGACTTCCGGCGCTACGCCGAGGCCGTCCTGGCCGCCCGCCGCGCCGCATTCCCGCGCTCGGCGCCCCGCATCCTCATGGAGTGCGGACGCTACGTCACGGGACCGCACGGCGTCCTCGTCACCACCGTCGTCAACCGCTGCGGCAAGGGCCGGGAGATCGTCGGCGTCGACGCCTCCATGTCCGCCCTGATGCGCCCCGGCTTCTACGGCGCCTACCACCACGTCACCCTGCCCTTCGCGCACGGCCGCGCCCAGGCCCCGTACGACGTCGTGGGCTCCCTGTGCGAGAACATGGACAAGTTCGCGATCGACCGGCCGCTGCCCGACCCGCGCGAGGGCGACATCCTCCTCGTCCACGACACCGGCGCGCACGGCCTCGCGATGGGCTTCACCTACAACGGCCGCCTGCGCCCCGCCGAACTCCTGCTCACCCGCGAGGGCGACGTCGTCGAGATCCGCCGCGCCGAGACCTACGACGACTACGTCGCCACCGTCCCCGACCGGCCGGGCCCCGTCCTCCCGGCCGCACGCCACGCCTGA
- a CDS encoding 2,3,4,5-tetrahydropyridine-2,6-dicarboxylate N-succinyltransferase, producing the protein MYSRPLIEDAFARRAELTEAELAALAPHVEAGIDALDRGELRAAHPVDGSWAADPFVKKLILLSFPLGENAVAEAGAGLPKSYDKIPLKFAHWQEADFQKAAIRVVPGAVVRRGAHIGPGAVLMPSFVNIGAHVGAGTMIDTWATVGSCAQVGERCHISGGAGLGGVLEPIGDSPVVIEDDVFVGARSEIAEGVRVRRGAVIGMGVYLGASTPIVDRATGEVTRGEVPEDAVVVPGTRTDPRNPGLATYAAVIVKYADERTRGKTALNDLVRD; encoded by the coding sequence ATGTACTCCCGACCGCTCATCGAGGACGCCTTCGCCCGCAGGGCCGAGCTGACCGAAGCCGAACTCGCCGCGCTCGCCCCGCACGTCGAGGCCGGGATCGACGCGCTCGACCGCGGCGAACTGCGCGCCGCGCACCCCGTGGACGGCTCCTGGGCCGCCGACCCCTTCGTCAAGAAGCTGATCCTGCTCTCCTTCCCCCTCGGCGAGAACGCCGTCGCCGAGGCGGGCGCGGGACTGCCGAAGAGCTACGACAAGATCCCGCTGAAGTTCGCGCACTGGCAGGAGGCCGACTTCCAGAAGGCCGCCATCCGGGTGGTGCCCGGCGCGGTCGTCCGGCGCGGCGCGCACATCGGCCCCGGCGCCGTCCTCATGCCCTCCTTCGTCAACATCGGCGCCCACGTCGGCGCGGGCACGATGATCGACACCTGGGCGACGGTCGGCTCCTGCGCCCAGGTGGGCGAGCGCTGCCACATCTCCGGCGGCGCGGGCCTCGGCGGCGTGCTCGAACCCATCGGCGACAGCCCCGTCGTCATCGAGGACGACGTCTTCGTCGGGGCCCGCAGCGAGATCGCCGAGGGCGTACGGGTACGGCGCGGCGCGGTCATCGGCATGGGCGTCTACCTGGGCGCCTCCACCCCGATCGTGGACCGCGCGACGGGCGAGGTGACCCGCGGCGAGGTCCCCGAGGACGCCGTCGTCGTGCCCGGCACCCGCACCGACCCCCGCAACCCCGGCCTCGCCACGTACGCCGCGGTCATCGTGAAGTACGCCGACGAGCGCACCCGCGGCAAGACGGCCCTGAACGACCTGGTGCGGGACTGA
- a CDS encoding aminotransferase class I/II-fold pyridoxal phosphate-dependent enzyme, translating to MTPLASAFARLRALHHGIDAPAGLAPVHLHLGESRLGAGAVDATLLADADGWARYPVLGGTPELRAAYTGWLRRRFAAGRLLDRRTVAVEPTPGTKQAVAVAVARAVERVRGAGGGGGGAAVVMPNPFYPTYHAATEAVGARPVFYDPRGGGPALRAAVAAAGAPVAAVVVCDPGNPRGELLDPGFLRTATRAAVARDALLLVDECYTDLWLTHPAAGYLTLVERGVLEPDRFLVLHTLSKRSGAPGLRSGFVTGDPATVADYARHNQACGVSTPLPVCAAAALLWDDDAHVERARAALAANWALADRLLADVPGYRRADAGFFLWLPVDDDEAAARHLWRDQALSVMPGRYLAAEGPDGTNPGAGHLRVALVHDGPLMRRALLRLRAGLTRTDPLLREDVPA from the coding sequence ATGACCCCCCTCGCCAGCGCCTTCGCCCGGCTGCGCGCCCTGCACCACGGCATCGACGCCCCGGCCGGACTCGCCCCCGTCCACCTCCACCTGGGCGAGTCCCGGCTCGGCGCGGGCGCCGTCGACGCCACGCTCCTCGCCGACGCCGACGGCTGGGCCCGCTACCCCGTCCTCGGCGGCACCCCCGAGCTGCGCGCGGCGTACACGGGGTGGCTGCGCCGCAGGTTCGCGGCGGGGCGGCTGCTGGACCGGCGCACCGTCGCGGTCGAGCCCACCCCGGGCACCAAGCAGGCCGTGGCCGTGGCGGTCGCCCGCGCGGTCGAGCGGGTGCGCGGCGCGGGCGGCGGGGGCGGCGGGGCGGCCGTGGTCATGCCCAACCCGTTCTACCCGACCTACCACGCCGCCACCGAGGCCGTCGGCGCGCGGCCGGTGTTCTACGACCCGCGCGGCGGGGGCCCTGCACTGCGCGCCGCCGTCGCCGCGGCCGGGGCGCCGGTCGCCGCGGTCGTCGTCTGCGACCCGGGCAACCCGCGCGGCGAACTCCTTGACCCGGGCTTCCTGCGCACCGCCACCCGCGCCGCCGTCGCCCGGGACGCCCTGCTCCTGGTCGACGAGTGCTACACCGACCTGTGGCTCACCCACCCGGCGGCCGGGTACCTCACGCTCGTGGAGCGGGGCGTGCTGGAACCGGACCGGTTCCTCGTCCTGCACACCCTGTCCAAGCGCTCCGGCGCACCGGGGCTGCGCAGCGGCTTCGTCACCGGCGACCCCGCGACCGTCGCCGACTATGCCCGGCACAACCAGGCGTGCGGCGTCTCCACCCCGCTGCCGGTGTGCGCCGCCGCGGCCCTGCTGTGGGACGACGACGCCCACGTCGAGCGGGCCCGCGCCGCACTCGCTGCCAACTGGGCCCTCGCCGACCGGCTGCTGGCCGACGTCCCCGGCTACCGCCGCGCCGACGCCGGGTTCTTCCTCTGGCTGCCCGTCGACGACGACGAGGCCGCCGCCCGCCACCTCTGGCGCGACCAGGCGCTGTCCGTCATGCCCGGCCGCTACCTGGCCGCCGAAGGGCCCGACGGCACCAACCCGGGCGCCGGACACCTGCGCGTCGCCCTCGTGCACGACGGGCCGCTGATGCGCAGGGCACTGCTGCGCCTGCGCGCCGGCCTGACCCGAACCGACCCCCTTCTCCGCGAGGACGTCCCCGCATGA
- a CDS encoding ATP-grasp domain-containing protein, which yields MTLTRPDDKPLLLIITSGLRRYREYLLASIAGRYRVHLIDATAPTWELPYLSGHSVVPDTGAGPVLAAAREVAARQPVAGVMSWHEEHIVQAALVAGELGLPGTPPDAVRRCRDKYATRTALAEADLPQPEFALAGSLEEALAAADKLGWPVVIKPRAAGGSQGVVLVHDADELADQFAATRDVHVPHNPDFAELVLVEEYLDAPEVSVDAVVREGRVTPLFVGRKEVGFPPYFEETGHRVSADDPLLHDPQALRLLTGIHRALGVTDGWTHTELRLTAEGPKLIEVNGRVGGDLIPYLGLRATGTDPGLAAADVACGAEPDTAPRRDAHAAIRFFYPPADDTRIAALDFDRTELPAAIDLLEPLVGPGDVVSPPRKGLIDGRIALATAVADTAAECAAAIDHAARALRLTVEGS from the coding sequence ATGACGCTGACACGACCCGACGACAAGCCGCTCCTGCTGATCATCACCAGCGGGCTGCGGCGCTACCGCGAGTACCTGCTGGCCTCCATCGCGGGCCGCTACCGCGTCCACCTCATCGACGCGACCGCCCCCACCTGGGAACTCCCGTACCTGTCCGGCCACTCCGTGGTCCCCGACACGGGCGCGGGACCCGTCCTCGCCGCGGCCAGGGAGGTCGCGGCCCGGCAGCCGGTGGCCGGGGTCATGAGCTGGCACGAGGAGCACATCGTGCAGGCGGCCCTGGTCGCCGGGGAACTCGGCCTGCCCGGCACCCCGCCCGACGCGGTCCGCCGCTGCCGCGACAAGTACGCCACCCGCACGGCACTGGCCGAAGCAGACCTGCCCCAGCCGGAGTTCGCCCTCGCCGGCAGCCTCGAAGAGGCGCTCGCCGCCGCCGACAAGCTCGGCTGGCCCGTCGTCATCAAGCCGCGCGCCGCGGGCGGCAGCCAGGGCGTCGTCCTGGTCCACGACGCCGACGAGCTGGCCGACCAGTTCGCGGCCACCCGCGACGTCCACGTCCCGCACAACCCCGACTTCGCCGAACTGGTCCTCGTCGAGGAGTACCTGGACGCCCCCGAGGTCAGCGTCGACGCGGTCGTGCGCGAGGGCCGCGTCACCCCCCTGTTCGTGGGCCGCAAGGAGGTCGGCTTCCCGCCGTACTTCGAGGAGACCGGGCACCGCGTGTCCGCCGACGACCCGCTGCTCCACGACCCGCAGGCGCTGCGCCTGCTCACCGGCATCCACCGGGCGCTCGGCGTCACCGACGGCTGGACCCACACCGAGCTGCGGCTCACCGCCGAAGGACCGAAGCTGATCGAGGTCAACGGCCGGGTCGGCGGGGACCTCATCCCCTACCTCGGTCTGCGCGCCACCGGCACCGACCCCGGCCTGGCCGCCGCCGATGTCGCCTGCGGGGCGGAGCCCGACACCGCGCCCCGCCGCGACGCCCACGCCGCGATCCGCTTCTTCTACCCGCCCGCCGACGACACCAGGATCGCCGCGCTCGACTTCGACCGCACCGAGCTACCCGCGGCCATCGACCTGCTGGAACCCCTGGTCGGCCCCGGCGACGTCGTCTCCCCGCCCCGCAAGGGGCTCATCGACGGCCGCATCGCCCTCGCCACCGCCGTCGCGGACACCGCCGCGGAGTGCGCCGCCGCCATCGACCACGCCGCGCGGGCGCTGCGGCTCACCGTGGAGGGCTCCTGA
- a CDS encoding ATP-grasp domain-containing protein: MHILVMHRVPDPFARYADNLDHARHRVTYVSTPERAATLPADVPALRLERPGTGDTAAEVVAAVHDLPRPDLVVALSEYDLLPAARVREALGVPGPRVADVLPTRDKVVMKAAVAAAGLRTPRYAPLARALASGVEWTGRTVLKPLAGASSEGVTAYPTVREALDAVRGGAVAVDVDDHEVEEFVEGDVVHVDGVLADGRPLAVQASRYVGTCLGYAQGAPLGSLQVDTPPATVDFTLACLRAVGITEGPFHLEAIETADGPVFLEVGARVGGADVSDTFELATGVHMSSVHLRLLTGESHVPAAAPAAAPDARYGWFVVPGHTLGSRFCRVEGEKPFRDDPLVHRWVQRAPHEPVKTAVTYADADVPLAGVVGPAPSAVLERFLTDLFASVTVAPGEDPR, encoded by the coding sequence GTGCACATCCTCGTCATGCACCGGGTGCCCGACCCCTTCGCGCGCTACGCGGACAACCTCGACCACGCCCGCCACCGGGTCACGTACGTCAGCACCCCCGAGCGGGCCGCCACCCTGCCCGCCGACGTCCCCGCCCTGCGCCTCGAACGCCCCGGCACCGGCGACACCGCGGCCGAGGTCGTCGCCGCCGTCCACGACCTGCCGCGCCCCGACCTCGTCGTCGCCCTGTCCGAGTACGACCTGCTGCCCGCCGCCCGCGTGCGCGAGGCCCTCGGCGTCCCCGGCCCGCGCGTCGCCGACGTGCTGCCCACCCGCGACAAGGTCGTCATGAAGGCCGCCGTCGCCGCCGCGGGCCTGCGCACCCCGCGCTACGCCCCGCTGGCCCGCGCCCTCGCCTCCGGGGTGGAGTGGACGGGACGCACCGTCCTCAAGCCGCTCGCGGGCGCGTCCAGCGAGGGCGTCACCGCCTACCCCACGGTCAGGGAGGCCCTCGACGCGGTGCGCGGCGGGGCCGTGGCCGTGGACGTCGACGACCACGAGGTCGAGGAGTTCGTCGAAGGGGACGTCGTGCACGTCGACGGCGTGCTCGCCGACGGCCGCCCGCTCGCCGTCCAGGCGAGCCGGTACGTCGGCACCTGCCTCGGCTACGCGCAGGGCGCGCCGCTCGGCTCCCTGCAGGTCGACACCCCGCCCGCCACCGTCGACTTCACGCTGGCCTGCCTGCGCGCGGTCGGCATCACCGAGGGCCCCTTCCACCTGGAGGCCATCGAGACCGCCGACGGCCCGGTCTTCCTCGAAGTGGGCGCGCGCGTCGGGGGAGCGGACGTGTCCGACACCTTCGAACTGGCCACCGGCGTGCACATGTCGTCGGTCCACCTGCGCCTGCTCACCGGCGAGTCGCACGTCCCGGCCGCCGCACCCGCCGCGGCCCCCGACGCCCGCTACGGCTGGTTCGTCGTCCCCGGCCACACGCTGGGCTCGCGCTTCTGCCGCGTCGAGGGCGAGAAGCCCTTCCGCGACGACCCGCTGGTGCACCGCTGGGTGCAGCGCGCCCCGCACGAACCGGTGAAGACCGCCGTCACCTACGCGGACGCCGACGTCCCGCTCGCAGGCGTCGTGGGCCCCGCGCCCAGCGCCGTACTCGAACGCTTCCTCACCGACCTCTTCGCCTCGGTGACCGTCGCCCCCGGGGAGGACCCGCGATGA
- a CDS encoding cupin domain-containing protein yields MTLTPRLVVASRTADGTSAVTGDGPVPAVTVAAWPGSRFHLAWGTPDGGARVGEGPAAPVTLPFFPGPGGTRLLFARYEPQSATPAPAGDPEEHAAEVRERLPGLWEVFEPGGTGMHTTDTVDYGVCLEGELHLELDDGEEVLVTPGTCVVQLGTRHTWHNRGTSAALMCFVGIGAERES; encoded by the coding sequence ATGACCCTCACCCCCCGCCTCGTCGTGGCGTCCCGCACCGCGGACGGCACCTCCGCCGTCACCGGCGACGGGCCCGTGCCCGCCGTCACCGTGGCCGCCTGGCCCGGGTCGCGCTTCCACCTGGCCTGGGGGACGCCGGACGGCGGTGCCCGGGTCGGCGAAGGACCGGCCGCGCCCGTGACCCTGCCCTTCTTCCCCGGACCCGGCGGCACCCGGCTGCTGTTCGCCCGCTACGAGCCGCAGTCCGCCACGCCCGCGCCCGCCGGCGACCCCGAGGAGCACGCCGCCGAGGTCCGCGAGCGGCTGCCGGGCCTGTGGGAGGTCTTCGAACCCGGCGGCACCGGCATGCACACCACCGACACCGTCGACTACGGCGTCTGCCTGGAGGGCGAGCTGCACCTCGAACTCGACGACGGCGAAGAGGTCCTGGTCACCCCGGGCACCTGCGTCGTCCAGCTCGGCACCCGCCACACCTGGCACAACCGGGGCACCAGCGCCGCCCTGATGTGCTTCGTCGGCATCGGCGCCGAGCGCGAGAGCTGA
- a CDS encoding MFS transporter, with protein sequence MDPKAAVRSWLPAGGPARRLVAAALVDSLGTGLFLAGSALFFTRALGLSTVQVGIGLSLTGLAGFLGMVPTGRLADRIGGKRALVALYLWRGACFCVYPFAREPEVFYVVAFLIGVAEWGGGPIVQGIVGAVEGDAARVRTMAVIASVRNVGFSAGAVLASLVLALDDTTAFSALVLADALTFFAAAAVLTRLPAAANVRSPRARDGRAPTRVRDPRFLALAFLNGVLFLHSVLLAAALPLWIATRTEAPTWVIGGVVVLNTALVILLQVRLSGGADDLRNAARRQRWAGWCLAACCLLTALTARVGPVAATVLVAAATLVLTLGEIWQSVGAWRLSYALSPPESRAYHLSVYELGTSAASAVGPALITWAVAGNGTTGWAALAAGFAVAGSLVVVIAAGAARGIRTPEPPGKAHEPHETPHETAPEPPATAHEPQKLHALHEPSGPHKAHEPREPHETIAKER encoded by the coding sequence ATGGACCCCAAGGCAGCGGTGCGGTCGTGGCTGCCCGCGGGCGGCCCCGCCCGCAGGCTCGTCGCGGCCGCGCTCGTCGACTCCCTCGGCACCGGCCTGTTCCTCGCCGGATCGGCCCTCTTCTTCACCCGCGCCCTCGGCCTGTCCACCGTGCAGGTCGGCATCGGCCTGTCCCTGACCGGCCTGGCCGGGTTCCTCGGCATGGTGCCCACCGGCCGCCTCGCCGACCGCATCGGCGGCAAACGCGCCCTGGTCGCCCTCTACCTGTGGCGCGGCGCCTGCTTCTGCGTCTACCCCTTCGCCCGCGAACCTGAGGTCTTCTACGTCGTCGCCTTCCTCATCGGCGTCGCCGAGTGGGGCGGCGGGCCGATCGTGCAGGGCATCGTGGGCGCGGTCGAGGGCGACGCGGCCCGGGTGCGCACCATGGCGGTGATCGCCTCCGTGCGCAACGTCGGCTTCAGCGCGGGCGCGGTGCTCGCCTCCCTGGTCCTCGCGCTGGACGACACCACGGCGTTCTCCGCACTGGTGCTCGCCGACGCGCTGACCTTCTTCGCCGCGGCGGCCGTGCTGACCCGGCTGCCCGCCGCCGCCAACGTCCGCTCCCCGCGCGCCCGCGACGGCCGCGCACCGACCCGGGTGCGCGACCCGCGCTTCCTGGCGCTGGCGTTCCTCAACGGGGTGCTGTTCCTGCACTCGGTGCTGCTCGCCGCCGCGCTCCCGCTCTGGATCGCGACCCGCACCGAGGCGCCCACCTGGGTCATCGGCGGCGTCGTCGTCCTCAACACCGCCCTGGTCATCCTGCTCCAGGTGCGCCTGAGCGGCGGCGCCGACGACCTGCGCAACGCCGCCAGGCGCCAGCGCTGGGCGGGCTGGTGCCTGGCGGCCTGCTGCCTGCTCACCGCGCTGACCGCGCGGGTCGGCCCGGTCGCGGCGACGGTCCTGGTGGCCGCCGCCACCCTGGTGCTCACGCTGGGCGAGATCTGGCAGTCGGTCGGCGCCTGGCGCCTGTCGTACGCGCTTTCGCCGCCGGAGTCGCGCGCCTACCACCTGTCGGTGTACGAGCTGGGCACCAGCGCCGCGTCGGCCGTGGGACCGGCCCTGATCACCTGGGCGGTCGCCGGGAACGGCACGACCGGCTGGGCGGCCCTGGCCGCGGGCTTCGCGGTGGCCGGGTCGTTGGTGGTCGTGATCGCGGCGGGCGCCGCCCGGGGCATCCGCACCCCCGAACCGCCCGGGAAGGCGCACGAGCCGCACGAGACGCCGCACGAGACGGCCCCCGAGCCACCCGCGACGGCGCATGAACCACAAAAGCTACATGCGCTACATGAGCCATCTGGGCCACACAAGGCTCACGAGCCGCGTGAGCCGCACGAGACCATCGCGAAGGAGAGGTGA